In one Pseudarthrobacter oxydans genomic region, the following are encoded:
- the ligA gene encoding NAD-dependent DNA ligase LigA — protein MTATRTTEPVEPNAVPSESVREEYENLVDLVRKYRFAYYQEDAPLVSDAEFDELFRRLEEIEALHPELVANDSPTQEVGGEVSAAFAAVQHLQRMYSLEDVFSLEELEAWLKKADAGIAKLGDGTPAAAWLTELKIDGLAVNLLYRDGKLVRAATRGDGTTGEDITHNVLTIKEIPQELRGGGFPAEMEVRGEVFIPSKEFAEFNEALIEAGKAPLANPRNAAAGSLRQKDPAETAKRPLKMFVHGIGAREGLEARSQSETYDLLKEWGLPVSPYSEVLGSLDEVLEFIKRYGDKRHKLLHEIDGIVIKVDDFATQRALGYTTRVPRWAVAYKYPPEEVHTKLLDIQVNVGRTGRVTPFGLMEPVKVAGSTVEMATLHNQDVVKAKGVKIGDIVILRKAGDVIPEIVGPVLALRDQQDPPVRDFVMPTECPSCGTPLAPAKEGDVDIRCPNAKSCPSQLRERVFHLAGRGAFDIEALGWEAAIALTQPAEPEVPPLTSEAALFDLTPEDLAGVRIRREKRSKGVPTGDYELVPYFYSKGTAKSPSKPTATTEKLFKELEKAKAQPLWRVLVALSIRHVGPRASRALATAFGSMDAIRQASEEDLAHVDGVGPTIAAALKEWFAEDWHQEIVDRWAAAGVRMEDERDESMPRTLEGLTVVVTGSLPNFSRDEAKEAILVRGGKAAGSVSRNTSYLVAGESAGTKLDKAEQLGVPVLDEDGFRRLLAGGPAALATRPEDNGAEPVAEAAEAVPADAEASR, from the coding sequence ATGACCGCCACCCGCACCACGGAACCCGTTGAGCCGAACGCCGTCCCCAGCGAATCCGTCCGCGAGGAGTACGAGAACCTGGTGGACCTGGTCAGGAAGTACCGGTTCGCGTACTACCAGGAAGACGCCCCGCTGGTTTCGGATGCTGAATTCGACGAGCTCTTCCGCCGGCTGGAGGAAATTGAGGCGCTCCACCCCGAACTCGTGGCCAACGATTCGCCCACCCAGGAGGTGGGCGGGGAAGTTTCCGCAGCCTTCGCCGCCGTGCAGCACCTCCAGCGGATGTACAGCCTCGAGGACGTTTTCTCCCTCGAGGAGCTGGAGGCCTGGCTGAAAAAAGCCGACGCCGGCATCGCCAAGCTCGGCGACGGGACACCGGCCGCGGCCTGGCTGACGGAACTCAAGATCGACGGCCTCGCGGTCAACCTGCTCTACCGCGACGGGAAGCTGGTGCGTGCCGCCACCCGGGGCGATGGAACCACCGGCGAGGACATCACCCACAACGTACTGACCATCAAGGAAATCCCGCAGGAGCTCCGGGGCGGGGGGTTTCCGGCAGAAATGGAAGTCCGGGGCGAGGTGTTCATCCCCTCCAAGGAATTCGCCGAGTTCAACGAGGCGCTGATCGAAGCGGGCAAGGCACCCCTGGCCAACCCCCGCAACGCCGCTGCGGGCTCGCTCCGGCAGAAGGACCCGGCAGAAACAGCCAAGCGCCCCCTGAAGATGTTCGTCCACGGCATCGGTGCACGCGAGGGCCTTGAGGCCCGCAGCCAGTCCGAGACCTATGACCTGCTGAAGGAGTGGGGCCTTCCCGTCAGTCCCTACTCCGAGGTGCTGGGGAGCCTGGACGAGGTCCTGGAATTCATCAAACGGTACGGGGACAAACGCCACAAGCTGCTGCACGAGATCGACGGCATCGTCATCAAGGTCGATGACTTCGCCACCCAGCGGGCCCTCGGCTACACCACCCGGGTGCCGCGGTGGGCCGTCGCCTACAAATACCCGCCTGAGGAAGTGCACACCAAGCTGCTGGATATCCAGGTCAACGTGGGGCGCACGGGCCGCGTGACGCCCTTTGGCCTCATGGAGCCCGTCAAGGTGGCGGGCTCCACGGTGGAAATGGCCACCCTCCACAACCAGGACGTGGTCAAGGCCAAGGGCGTGAAGATCGGCGATATCGTGATCCTGCGGAAGGCGGGCGACGTCATTCCGGAGATCGTGGGCCCCGTCCTTGCCCTCCGCGACCAGCAGGACCCGCCGGTCCGCGACTTCGTGATGCCCACCGAATGCCCCTCCTGCGGCACTCCGTTGGCTCCGGCCAAGGAGGGGGACGTGGACATCCGCTGCCCCAACGCCAAATCGTGCCCGTCGCAGCTGCGGGAGCGGGTCTTCCACCTGGCCGGCCGCGGAGCCTTCGACATCGAGGCCCTCGGCTGGGAGGCTGCCATAGCACTGACCCAGCCGGCCGAACCCGAGGTTCCGCCGCTTACCTCGGAAGCTGCGCTGTTCGACCTCACCCCCGAAGACCTGGCCGGCGTCCGGATCCGGCGCGAGAAACGCTCCAAGGGCGTCCCCACCGGTGACTACGAACTGGTGCCGTACTTCTACAGCAAGGGCACGGCTAAGTCTCCGTCCAAGCCCACGGCCACCACCGAGAAACTGTTCAAGGAACTGGAGAAGGCCAAGGCCCAGCCACTGTGGCGGGTGCTGGTGGCCCTGTCCATCCGGCACGTGGGCCCGCGGGCCTCGCGTGCCTTGGCGACGGCGTTCGGCAGCATGGACGCCATCCGGCAGGCGTCGGAGGAAGACCTGGCCCACGTTGACGGCGTGGGCCCCACCATTGCCGCAGCGCTGAAGGAATGGTTCGCGGAGGACTGGCACCAGGAGATCGTTGACCGCTGGGCGGCCGCCGGGGTCCGGATGGAGGACGAACGCGACGAGTCCATGCCGCGGACCCTGGAGGGACTGACCGTGGTGGTCACCGGTTCCCTGCCGAACTTCAGCCGCGACGAGGCCAAGGAAGCAATCCTGGTCAGGGGAGGGAAGGCAGCGGGTTCGGTGTCCAGGAACACCAGCTACCTGGTGGCCGGGGAAAGCGCCGGCACCAAACTGGACAAGGCCGAGCAGCTGGGCGTCCCCGTGCTGGACGAGGACGGCTTCCGCCGGCTCCTGGCCGGCGGCCCGGCAGCGCTGGCCACCAGACCGGAGGACAACGGAGCGGAACCGGTCGCGGAGGCGGCTGAGGCGGTCCCGGCCGACGCGGAGGCATCCCGATGA
- a CDS encoding FtsK/SpoIIIE domain-containing protein: MRIRVTLRRDPAETKDLAVTVDGLATVADTAAMLWAADPGRKGTPVPDNLSLRIEEAFVGAGLSGTMLTRTDNLLESGLRPGSVVSLAQVSAQFDVPGASRGPAAATLRVLSGPDAGREFSLPVGTSYIGRDRDVDIRLSDPLTSKRHARITVGEGVEIVDTNSANGLLMDGLPVTRATLNSSDAVTLGDTTVTVVPLGHNQAAAPTSPLVNFNRSPRVVPRFEEPKRVLPAGPKRPEDHPFPYIMMIAPLLMGAVIFAVTGNALSVLFMMMMPLFIVGHYVDQKMRSRGQQKEQLKHFRAAMAAFRKDLTELQQVERAVRLQEAPSVSDTVDAIYKLGPLLWTHRPEHTGFLGLRFGLGTSPSRVLLEEPPSNDTEAQYAQEIQDCLKQFRDIEGVPVVSQLRTSGSLGVAGARGLVDDVARGMVLQLAGLHSPAEVVIAAITSAQSRERWNWLQWLPHVGSGHSPLAGDHLAAGSAGGSSLLARLEDLLDAREAAAKRSGPDLRPGLDPAKHDVDQPVLPAVLVIVEDDAPVDRGRLTRLAERGPDSGVHVVWVATDIQSLPAACRDFMVVDGEHGTTTGQVRLGRHTYPVSCESVDAELAARLARMLAPVMDVGKPVNDDSDLPRAVSYATLIGKDFLDNPQAVAERWTENNSVHASAVANRKDNGTLRALVGSKGIEPLYLDLKNEGPHALVGGTTGAGKSEFLQSWVMGMAAAYSPDRVSFLFVDYKGGAAFADCINLPHTVGLVTDLSPHLVRRALTSLRAELHYREHLLNRKKAKDLLALQREADPDAPPYLVIVVDEFAALANEVPEFVDGVVDVAARGRSLGLHLILATQRPAGVIKDSLRANTNLRVALRMADEDDATDILGVPDAAYFDPAIPGRGAAKTGPGRIQGFQTGYAGGWTTEKPQRPQIDVVEMAFGSGPAWEAPATEKPEAAGPAGPNDIARMTSTIVRAADALSINAPRKPWLDELAKTYDFSRLPNPRTDEQLLLGVADDPSRQAQPTVFYEPDKDGNMAIYGTGGSGKSAALRGIAIAAAVTPRGGPVHVYGIDCGSSGLSMLEELPHVGEVINGDDVERVGRLLRLLGDIAEQRSARFAEVRASTIVEYRKLAGRPDEKRIFVLVDGMSAFREAYEHSRLSGLWDIFLQLATDGRTLGIHLVVTGDRPNAVPASLLASIQRRLVLRLSSEDDYISMDVPRDVLTAASPPGRGLLDGLEVQLAVLGGNSNLALQAREVHKLSEAMLRQGLDAAPGIERLPDQVDLDVLPSGSTGLPVIGVDDETLRPAEIMARGPLLLAGPPGAGRTVALVTLAYALRRSNPDTELIYLAARRSAVASLPIWNRSVVGADDLAAVVEDLVEHSSGNPGSLAIFIEGLTEFTDTLAESGVAQLVTASIKADQWVVGESETSTWSSAWSLAQPFKSGRRGLLLNPGDIEGDSLLNTSLGRVSPDFIPGRGYVVGRGKARKIQVALPPESRD; encoded by the coding sequence ATGAGAATCCGTGTGACCCTCCGCCGGGACCCTGCCGAAACGAAGGACCTGGCCGTTACCGTGGACGGCCTGGCCACCGTGGCCGATACCGCCGCCATGCTCTGGGCCGCGGATCCGGGGCGCAAGGGCACCCCGGTGCCGGACAACCTCTCCCTGCGCATCGAAGAGGCGTTTGTCGGCGCCGGCCTGAGCGGAACCATGCTCACCCGGACGGACAACCTCCTCGAGTCCGGCCTCCGGCCGGGTTCTGTTGTGTCCCTGGCCCAGGTGAGCGCGCAGTTCGATGTGCCGGGTGCCAGCCGCGGTCCTGCGGCCGCCACCCTCCGCGTCCTTTCGGGGCCCGACGCCGGCCGCGAGTTTTCCCTGCCCGTCGGCACCAGTTACATCGGCAGGGACCGGGACGTGGACATCCGCCTCTCGGACCCCCTGACATCCAAGCGCCACGCCCGCATCACGGTGGGTGAGGGCGTGGAAATCGTGGACACCAATTCGGCCAACGGGCTGCTGATGGACGGCCTCCCCGTCACCCGCGCCACCCTGAATTCCTCGGACGCGGTCACGCTGGGGGACACCACCGTGACCGTGGTGCCGCTGGGGCACAACCAGGCGGCAGCACCGACGTCGCCCCTGGTGAACTTCAACCGGTCACCGCGCGTGGTTCCCCGCTTCGAGGAACCCAAACGCGTGCTCCCTGCCGGACCCAAGCGTCCCGAGGACCACCCGTTCCCGTACATCATGATGATCGCCCCGCTGCTGATGGGTGCGGTGATCTTCGCGGTGACCGGCAACGCGCTCTCGGTGCTGTTCATGATGATGATGCCGCTCTTCATCGTGGGCCACTACGTGGACCAGAAGATGCGGAGCAGGGGGCAGCAGAAGGAGCAGCTCAAGCACTTCCGCGCCGCCATGGCCGCCTTCCGGAAGGACCTCACGGAACTGCAGCAGGTTGAACGTGCCGTCCGCCTCCAGGAAGCGCCGTCGGTCAGCGACACCGTCGACGCCATCTACAAGCTCGGTCCGCTGTTGTGGACGCACCGTCCGGAGCACACCGGATTCCTGGGCCTTCGGTTCGGCCTGGGCACGTCACCCTCCCGGGTCCTGTTGGAGGAACCGCCAAGCAACGACACCGAGGCGCAGTACGCGCAGGAGATCCAGGACTGCCTAAAGCAGTTCCGCGACATCGAGGGCGTTCCCGTCGTATCCCAGCTGCGCACCTCCGGGTCCCTGGGCGTTGCCGGTGCCCGCGGCCTGGTGGACGACGTCGCCCGGGGCATGGTGCTGCAGCTCGCGGGCCTCCACTCGCCCGCGGAAGTTGTCATCGCGGCCATCACGTCCGCGCAGTCCCGGGAACGCTGGAACTGGCTGCAATGGCTGCCGCACGTGGGTTCGGGGCACAGCCCCCTTGCCGGCGACCACCTGGCCGCCGGTTCGGCCGGCGGCTCCTCGCTGCTGGCCCGGCTCGAGGACCTGCTCGATGCCAGGGAGGCCGCGGCGAAGCGCTCCGGGCCGGACCTCCGCCCCGGGCTGGACCCGGCCAAGCACGACGTGGACCAGCCTGTGCTGCCCGCGGTCCTGGTGATCGTGGAAGACGACGCGCCGGTGGACCGCGGCAGGCTCACCCGGCTCGCGGAGCGGGGACCGGACTCCGGTGTCCATGTGGTCTGGGTGGCCACCGACATCCAGTCGCTTCCCGCTGCCTGCCGGGACTTCATGGTGGTGGACGGCGAACACGGCACCACCACCGGGCAGGTCCGCCTTGGCAGGCACACGTACCCCGTCAGCTGCGAAAGCGTCGACGCCGAACTGGCCGCCCGACTTGCCCGGATGCTGGCCCCGGTCATGGATGTGGGCAAACCCGTGAACGACGATTCCGACCTTCCACGGGCCGTCTCCTACGCCACCCTGATCGGCAAGGACTTCCTGGACAACCCCCAGGCCGTGGCCGAGCGCTGGACGGAAAACAACTCCGTGCACGCCAGCGCCGTGGCCAACCGGAAGGACAACGGCACCCTCCGGGCCCTGGTGGGTTCCAAAGGCATTGAACCCCTGTACCTGGACCTGAAGAACGAGGGCCCGCACGCCCTGGTGGGCGGCACCACGGGTGCCGGCAAGTCCGAATTCCTGCAGTCCTGGGTGATGGGCATGGCCGCCGCCTACAGCCCGGACCGGGTGAGTTTCCTGTTCGTGGACTACAAAGGCGGGGCCGCGTTCGCCGACTGCATCAACCTGCCCCACACCGTGGGACTGGTCACCGACCTTTCGCCGCACCTGGTCCGGCGAGCCCTCACCTCACTGCGCGCCGAACTCCACTACCGGGAGCACCTCCTGAACCGGAAGAAGGCCAAGGACCTGCTGGCCCTTCAGCGGGAAGCAGACCCGGACGCGCCGCCCTACCTGGTGATCGTCGTCGACGAATTCGCCGCGCTGGCCAACGAGGTACCCGAATTCGTTGACGGAGTGGTGGACGTTGCAGCCCGCGGGCGCTCGCTGGGCCTGCACCTCATCCTGGCCACCCAGCGCCCGGCCGGCGTCATCAAGGACAGCCTCCGCGCCAACACCAACCTCAGGGTGGCCCTGCGGATGGCTGATGAGGACGACGCCACGGACATCCTCGGCGTCCCCGACGCCGCCTACTTCGATCCGGCCATCCCCGGCCGCGGTGCAGCAAAGACCGGCCCGGGACGGATCCAGGGCTTCCAGACCGGCTACGCCGGCGGATGGACCACGGAGAAACCGCAGCGGCCCCAGATCGACGTCGTGGAAATGGCCTTCGGCTCCGGCCCGGCCTGGGAGGCCCCGGCTACGGAGAAACCGGAAGCGGCCGGGCCCGCCGGCCCCAACGACATCGCCAGGATGACCTCCACCATCGTCCGCGCAGCGGATGCCCTGTCCATCAACGCCCCCCGCAAGCCGTGGCTGGACGAACTCGCCAAGACTTATGACTTCTCCAGGCTGCCCAACCCCCGTACCGACGAACAGCTGCTCCTCGGCGTGGCCGACGACCCTTCCCGCCAGGCGCAGCCCACCGTGTTCTACGAGCCGGACAAGGACGGCAACATGGCCATCTACGGCACCGGCGGTTCGGGGAAGTCGGCCGCGCTGCGCGGCATCGCCATAGCGGCCGCGGTGACGCCCCGCGGCGGGCCGGTCCACGTGTACGGGATCGACTGCGGCTCCTCCGGGCTGAGCATGCTGGAGGAGCTTCCGCACGTGGGCGAGGTCATTAACGGCGACGACGTTGAACGGGTGGGGCGGCTGCTGCGCCTGCTGGGGGACATCGCCGAGCAGCGGTCGGCCCGGTTTGCCGAGGTGCGCGCGTCCACCATTGTCGAGTACCGCAAGCTGGCCGGCAGGCCCGATGAAAAGCGCATCTTTGTTCTGGTGGACGGCATGTCCGCGTTCCGGGAGGCCTACGAACACAGCAGGCTGTCCGGGCTGTGGGACATCTTCCTGCAGCTGGCGACGGACGGGCGCACCCTGGGCATCCACCTTGTGGTGACCGGAGACCGGCCCAACGCCGTGCCCGCCTCGCTGCTCGCTTCCATCCAGCGCCGCCTGGTGCTCCGCCTGTCCTCCGAGGACGACTACATTTCCATGGACGTGCCCCGGGACGTCCTCACCGCCGCCTCGCCGCCCGGGCGGGGACTCCTGGACGGGCTGGAAGTCCAGCTGGCAGTCCTTGGCGGCAACTCCAACCTGGCGCTGCAGGCACGTGAGGTGCACAAGCTCAGCGAAGCCATGCTCCGCCAGGGGCTGGATGCCGCACCCGGCATCGAAAGGCTTCCGGACCAGGTGGACCTGGATGTCCTGCCGTCCGGCAGCACCGGACTTCCGGTCATTGGCGTCGACGATGAAACGCTGCGGCCGGCCGAGATCATGGCGCGGGGCCCGCTGCTCCTGGCAGGCCCGCCAGGGGCGGGCCGCACCGTGGCGCTGGTGACGCTGGCCTACGCCCTGCGGCGGTCCAACCCGGACACCGAGCTGATCTACCTGGCAGCCCGGCGCTCCGCCGTCGCCTCCCTGCCTATCTGGAACCGCTCCGTGGTGGGAGCGGACGATCTCGCTGCGGTTGTGGAGGACCTGGTTGAACATTCGTCCGGAAACCCCGGCTCCCTGGCCATCTTCATTGAGGGCCTGACCGAGTTCACGGATACCCTGGCCGAATCGGGCGTGGCGCAGCTGGTGACCGCGTCCATCAAAGCCGACCAGTGGGTGGTGGGGGAGTCCGAAACCTCCACCTGGTCCTCGGCCTGGTCCCTCGCGCAGCCATTCAAATCCGGCCGGCGCGGACTGTTGCTGAACCCGGGGGACATCGAAGGCGACAGCCTGCTCAACACCTCCCTGGGCCGGGTCAGCCCGGACTTCATCCCGGGCCGCGGCTACGTGGTGGGACGCGGCAAGGCACGGAAAATCCAGGTGGCGCTGCCCCCGGAAAGCAGGGACTGA
- a CDS encoding GNAT family N-acetyltransferase, which produces MQPQITVRPAVATDYDAVARITRDSYLAAGYFEDADHPYMRQVQDVALRAANATIWVAERDGRVVGSVTLARAGEPYADIALDDELEFRMLVVDPAVQRTGAGKAMVDAILAYARQLDGIRAVALTTGQTWESAHGLYRKTGFSRVPERDWLVPGTDIKLLVYRLDL; this is translated from the coding sequence GTGCAGCCCCAGATAACCGTCCGTCCCGCCGTCGCAACGGATTACGACGCCGTTGCCCGCATCACGCGTGATTCCTACCTCGCGGCGGGCTACTTCGAGGACGCCGACCACCCCTATATGCGCCAAGTCCAGGACGTTGCACTGCGGGCCGCAAACGCAACTATCTGGGTGGCCGAGCGGGACGGCAGGGTGGTTGGTTCGGTGACGCTGGCGCGCGCCGGGGAACCGTACGCGGACATCGCCCTTGATGACGAGCTGGAGTTCCGGATGCTGGTGGTGGACCCGGCCGTGCAGCGCACCGGCGCGGGAAAGGCCATGGTGGACGCCATCCTGGCCTACGCCAGGCAGTTGGACGGTATCCGGGCCGTCGCACTCACCACCGGGCAAACCTGGGAAAGCGCGCACGGCCTCTACCGCAAGACGGGCTTCTCCCGGGTGCCCGAGCGCGACTGGCTGGTCCCCGGAACCGACATAAAACTGCTGGTTTACCGGCTGGACCTGTAG
- a CDS encoding response regulator, with protein sequence MPEDFRVLIVDDDFHVAKLHAAYVDSVAGFLALAPVGTVSLALQSIHSLRPDLVLLDVYLPDASGLDLLQQLDVDTIMLSAASDAASVRTAFRRGALGYLLKPFTSEALSRQLRSYARYRRLLGQPGALDQDAVERAKRALIPGDVAASPKPRSATEAAVLESLVPGEQYSAAEVAGRVGVSRATAQRYLSALADDGAVDIQLRYGTTGRPEHRYGLPATS encoded by the coding sequence ATGCCTGAAGATTTTCGGGTGCTGATCGTTGACGACGACTTCCACGTGGCAAAGCTTCACGCTGCCTACGTGGATTCCGTGGCGGGGTTCCTGGCGCTGGCGCCGGTGGGCACTGTGTCGCTGGCCCTGCAGTCCATCCACAGCCTGCGGCCGGACCTGGTGCTGCTGGACGTCTACCTGCCGGATGCCTCCGGCCTGGACCTGCTCCAGCAGCTGGACGTGGACACCATCATGCTGAGCGCGGCCTCCGATGCCGCCTCCGTCCGGACCGCGTTCCGCCGCGGAGCCTTGGGCTACCTGCTGAAACCGTTCACGTCGGAGGCCCTGTCCCGGCAGCTGCGCTCCTATGCCCGGTACCGGCGCCTGCTGGGCCAGCCCGGGGCGCTGGACCAGGACGCGGTGGAGCGTGCCAAGCGCGCCCTGATCCCGGGCGACGTCGCGGCGTCGCCAAAACCGCGTTCAGCCACGGAGGCCGCGGTGCTGGAATCGCTGGTGCCCGGGGAACAGTACTCGGCGGCCGAGGTGGCCGGCCGGGTGGGCGTGTCGCGCGCCACGGCCCAGCGGTACCTGTCCGCCCTGGCGGACGACGGCGCCGTGGACATCCAGCTGCGGTACGGGACGACGGGCAGGCCTGAGCACCGCTACGGCCTGCCCGCAACGTCCTGA
- a CDS encoding RidA family protein, which yields MRKTFGTGSVWEQTLGYSRAVQVDNTLYISATAASGEDGIVGEDFYTQTQYILQKLGKVLADAGFSFEDVVQSKLYLTDISKWEEAGRAHGEVFGEIRPTLSLVHVLPFLDPKMLVEIELVAQKSAS from the coding sequence ATGCGCAAAACCTTCGGCACCGGCTCCGTCTGGGAACAGACCCTCGGCTACTCACGCGCCGTCCAGGTGGACAACACCCTCTACATCTCCGCCACCGCGGCAAGCGGCGAAGACGGGATCGTGGGGGAGGACTTCTACACCCAGACCCAGTACATCCTGCAGAAACTCGGCAAGGTCCTGGCCGACGCCGGCTTCAGCTTCGAGGACGTCGTCCAGTCCAAGCTGTACCTGACCGACATCAGCAAGTGGGAGGAAGCCGGCCGCGCCCACGGCGAGGTGTTCGGCGAGATCCGCCCCACGCTGTCCCTGGTGCACGTCCTCCCGTTCCTGGACCCGAAGATGCTCGTGGAAATCGAGCTCGTTGCCCAGAAGAGCGCAAGCTAG
- a CDS encoding inositol monophosphatase family protein, with protein MTSATELLEIAKAAAAAGARVLAGRNAGELQASNKGDAGDWVTSFDVAAEHAVRDVISAARPGDSITGEEHGTTRPDVPTGYRWSIDPLDGTTNFIRNIVYYATSVAVADADGVWLAGVVNAPALGRTYYAARGHGAWLEESGRVTRLDGPVPGRKGQILATGFSYDPAVRAEQAAFLAELLDGFADVRRLGSAALDLCLVADGTHDAYGERGLNEHDFSAGALIAEEAGCWVRRPRLASPLEGGPADADRLDAWTCAGGLELSGKFPL; from the coding sequence ATGACCAGCGCTACGGAACTGCTGGAGATCGCCAAGGCTGCAGCGGCGGCGGGCGCCCGGGTCCTGGCAGGCAGGAACGCCGGGGAACTCCAGGCCAGCAACAAGGGGGACGCCGGCGATTGGGTCACCTCGTTCGACGTCGCCGCCGAGCACGCGGTGCGGGACGTCATCTCTGCCGCACGGCCGGGGGACAGCATCACCGGTGAGGAACACGGAACCACCAGGCCGGACGTACCCACGGGCTACCGCTGGTCCATCGACCCGCTGGACGGAACCACCAACTTCATCCGCAACATCGTCTACTACGCCACCTCCGTTGCTGTGGCCGATGCCGACGGCGTCTGGCTGGCCGGCGTCGTCAACGCCCCGGCGCTGGGCCGCACCTACTACGCCGCCCGGGGCCACGGCGCCTGGCTTGAGGAAAGCGGCAGGGTCACCCGGCTGGACGGGCCCGTCCCCGGCCGGAAGGGGCAGATCCTGGCCACGGGCTTCAGCTACGATCCCGCCGTCCGCGCCGAGCAGGCCGCCTTCCTGGCCGAATTGCTGGACGGGTTCGCGGATGTCCGGCGGCTGGGCTCCGCGGCCCTGGACCTGTGCCTCGTTGCGGACGGCACCCACGACGCCTACGGTGAGCGCGGCCTCAACGAGCACGACTTCTCCGCGGGGGCACTGATCGCGGAAGAGGCCGGCTGCTGGGTCCGGCGTCCCCGCCTGGCCAGTCCGCTGGAGGGCGGGCCCGCCGATGCCGACCGGCTCGACGCCTGGACCTGCGCCGGCGGGCTCGAGCTCTCCGGCAAGTTTCCGCTCTGA
- a CDS encoding ATP-binding protein has protein sequence MQRSAPRPPLRFSTQTLLLQLSVVLLVVLFSAAVHAWLTYDRAGSEAENQALTLARTLASDASVRADVLAISQQPGTPPPSQLAAGPLMEAAEAARARTGALFVVITDETGLRLAHPDPERLGEKVSTDPSEALAGREVTTRNTGTLGPSAGAKVPVYASDGTTVVGEVSVGYSMETVGQSLARDIGPVAVTAAGALLAGVLGSFLLRRRLQRLTLGLEPEEISTLVHDQVAVLEGVDDGVIGVSADGRISVFNSAAQRLLGLPDLAGSRWEEAPVPDQLKSLTRTGSGGPEALELVAGGRVLVANARKALHRREDLGWVVMLRDRTELQQLTRQLDAVGTMSTALRAQRHEFANQLHTIAGFMSIGQHQQAREYLARLAATGPLKFPVDQAELLQDPYLQAFVGAKGVEADERGVALRIGPETLVRGQVAEPQDVTTVLGNLIDNAVNAAVAGTSVDRWVELEVLDEPDDDGGTLHIVVADSGDGLAEETDQEAFFAEGFSTASGPGPRNGRGGGHGFGLALARQLARRRGGDVKILDPGTKGGPGAVFMATLPRTTAGRAGRNTTGANGKDTNA, from the coding sequence ATGCAGCGTTCCGCGCCCCGGCCGCCGCTGCGGTTCTCCACCCAGACGCTCCTGCTGCAACTGTCCGTGGTGCTCCTGGTTGTCCTGTTCAGCGCAGCCGTCCATGCCTGGCTGACCTATGACCGCGCGGGCAGCGAAGCTGAAAACCAGGCGCTGACCCTGGCGCGGACACTGGCCTCGGACGCCTCGGTGCGGGCGGACGTGCTGGCAATCAGCCAACAGCCCGGCACTCCCCCGCCGTCGCAGCTGGCCGCCGGGCCGCTCATGGAGGCAGCCGAAGCTGCGCGCGCCCGGACCGGTGCCCTCTTCGTGGTGATCACCGATGAGACCGGCCTCCGGCTGGCCCACCCGGACCCGGAGCGGCTCGGTGAAAAGGTCAGCACCGATCCGTCCGAGGCATTGGCAGGCCGGGAGGTCACCACCCGGAACACTGGAACGCTGGGGCCCTCCGCGGGGGCGAAGGTTCCCGTCTACGCTTCGGACGGCACCACCGTGGTGGGTGAGGTCAGCGTGGGCTACTCCATGGAAACCGTGGGACAGAGCCTGGCACGCGACATCGGCCCGGTGGCCGTCACGGCGGCCGGCGCGCTGCTCGCGGGCGTGCTGGGTTCGTTCCTGCTGCGCCGCCGGCTGCAGCGGCTCACGCTGGGGCTGGAACCTGAAGAGATCAGCACGCTGGTCCACGACCAGGTGGCTGTGCTCGAAGGCGTGGACGACGGCGTCATCGGCGTTTCGGCCGACGGCCGGATCAGCGTATTCAACTCTGCAGCACAGCGGCTGCTGGGGTTGCCGGATCTGGCCGGAAGCCGCTGGGAGGAGGCGCCGGTTCCGGACCAGCTGAAATCCCTGACCCGGACCGGTTCCGGCGGCCCGGAGGCACTTGAGCTCGTGGCGGGCGGGCGGGTGCTGGTGGCCAATGCGCGCAAGGCCCTGCACCGGCGGGAGGACCTGGGCTGGGTGGTGATGCTCCGGGACCGCACGGAACTGCAGCAGCTCACCAGGCAGCTGGACGCCGTGGGAACCATGTCCACGGCGTTGCGGGCCCAGCGCCACGAGTTCGCCAACCAGCTGCATACCATTGCCGGCTTCATGAGCATCGGCCAGCACCAGCAGGCCCGCGAGTACCTGGCCCGGCTGGCGGCCACCGGGCCGCTGAAGTTCCCGGTGGACCAGGCGGAGCTGCTCCAGGACCCCTACCTGCAGGCGTTCGTGGGGGCCAAGGGCGTGGAGGCGGACGAGCGCGGCGTGGCGCTGCGGATCGGTCCGGAGACCCTGGTCCGCGGGCAGGTGGCGGAGCCCCAGGACGTCACCACCGTGCTGGGCAACCTGATCGACAACGCGGTCAACGCTGCGGTGGCCGGCACGTCGGTGGACCGCTGGGTTGAGCTGGAGGTGCTGGATGAGCCGGACGACGACGGCGGCACCCTGCACATCGTCGTCGCCGACTCAGGCGACGGGCTGGCGGAGGAAACGGACCAGGAGGCCTTCTTCGCCGAAGGGTTCAGCACGGCGTCCGGACCCGGCCCCCGCAACGGCCGCGGCGGCGGCCACGGTTTTGGACTGGCTTTGGCACGCCAGCTGGCGAGGCGCCGCGGCGGAGACGTCAAAATACTGGATCCGGGCACAAAGGGTGGACCCGGCGCAGTCTTCATGGCCACCCTGCCGCGGACAACCGCAGGCCGGGCCGGCAGGAACACCACGGGAGCAAACGGAAAGGACACCAATGCCTGA